From the genome of Egicoccus sp. AB-alg6-2:
GTCGTTCGGTGGCGACCCGCCGCAACAGGTCCTTCGCGTAGACGACCCCGACGATCGTGTCGGCGTCCTCGGGATCGTGGACCGGCACCCGTGAGTAGCCGCCCTCGAGCACGACCCGCACGATCTCGGTGAGCGGGGCGTTCTCGGGCACGGTCACCATGTCCGGCCGCGGCACCATGATCTCGCGCACGATGGTGTCGGCAAGCTCGAAGATCGACCGGATCATCGCCCGCTCCTCGGGCTCGAGCTCCTCGTCCTGCTCCTCCTCGTCGGCATCGAGTTGGCGCAACTCGTCGTCGGTGGCGTAGGGCCCCGACACCTCATGACGTCGCGGTACCACCGCGCGGCCAAGCGAGACGGCGGCGCGGGCGACGGGATCCAGTACGCGCACGAGTGCCGAGGCCGGCCCGGACAGGCGCAGGCCCGTGGACTCGAGGTGGCGCAGGACGATGGTCCTGGGCGCGACCTCACCGAGCACGAGCACCACGACCACGGCCACGACCAGCGCCACCCCTGCACCCGTGCCGTTGGCGACCTGCCAGCCCGCGAGGACGGCGCAGGCGCCGAGGAGCATGCGGACCGCGACCCCCAGGACGAGCAGCACGTTGAGGCTCGTGACGCGGTGCTCGGTCAGCCACAGCAGCTTGCGCGCGCCGCGGCGGTCCTCTTCCGCCAGGCGCAGGGCGCGGACCACGTTGAGCCGGTCGATCACCGTCTCGAGCGCGGCGAGGAGCGCGGTCAACAGCAGGAGCACGGCGCCGGCGACCAGCAGCGGCGGCAGCGGAACGTTCACCCCTCGGCCGCGTACGAGGCCAGCAGGTCGTCGGTGAGGCCGAACATGGCGCGTTCCTCGTCCGGGTCGGCGTGGTCCATGCCGAGCAGGTGCAGGATGCCGTGCACCGTCAGCAGCCGGATCTCCTCGGCGGGTGTGCGCCCGAGACCGGCGGCCTGGGCGTGCGCGACCGCTGGACACACGACGACGTCCCCGAGCACGGCCGGCGCGTCCGGCGGCGCCTCGCCGGGCGCGTCGATCGGGAACGCGAGCACGTCGGTGGTGCCGTCCTTGCCCATGTGCTGGGCGTTGAGGCCCGCGATGGTGGTCTCGTCCACCAGCAGCAGTGCCAGCTCCATGTCCTCGGGCACCCGCTGCGCCCGAAGCACGTGACGGGCCAACGCCACGAGGTCGTCGGCGTCGACGTCGAGGTCCTGCTCGTCGGCGAGGAAGACGGCCACGTCAGTCCTCGCGCCGGTTGGCGTCGCGATCGCGCTTCCGGGCCTCCTCGGCCTCCTCCTGGGCCTGGTCCCACTCGGCGTACGCCTCGACGATGCGCTGCACGATGTGATGGCGGACCACGTCACCCGCACGCAGGTGGGCGAACGAGACCCCTTCGATGCCGTCGAGGATCTCGCCGACGATGCGCAGACCCGAACGCTTTCCCGACGGCAGGTCGACCTGGCTGACGTCGCCGGTGACCACGGCCTTGGAGTTGAACCCGATGCGGGTCAGGAACATCTTCATCTGTTCAGCGGTGGTGTTCTGGGCCTCGTCGAGCACGATGAAGGCGTCGTTGAGCGTGTTGTGGGTGAGGATGAGGTCCTCGGTCACGTACAACGAGTCGCTCGCGGCCACCCGGATGCAGACGGCGTCCTCGACGCCGTCCGGTTCGATCGCTTCGATGAAGCGTGCCGGTGCGACGCCACGGGCGGCCGTGTACGCGGCGCGCTTGCCGGCGTCGCGGAACGGCTCGACGCCTGCGGGCAGGCGGATCTCGAGGATCGTCGCCTCGCCGCCGGGCCGTGGGTGCGCGACGCCGCCCAGCGAACCGACCAGGAACCGCACGTCGTCGGCCAACGGCGCCGTGTCGGCCGTGTACCGGATCCGGCACGAGCGCCCGCACCGCTCCACCCGGCCACCGTCGCCGTCGAGCAGACCCTGCAGCGTGGCGAGCCGCACGTCGGCGGCGTTGAAACGGTAGACCTCCGCCACGGACCCCGTGGCGACCGCGTGTCGCACCTCGTCGGGCAGCCGCGGAGCGCCCCCGCCGACCGCCGCCGGCTCCGGGGCCGACATCGCCGCCTGCCCGCCGACGAGGAGGCCGAACGCGTAGGGGTCCATCGGGACGTCCCGTCTCGCGAACTCGACGGGCGCACGCAGCAGCGGCAGTGCGTCACGGTGGCGACCGCGGCCGAGCCGGTCGACGAGTTCGCGGGTCTCGAGCACGCGGGGTGCCCGGTCACGCCACCGGTCGGTGCGCGTGGCGACCGCCCACAGGTGATCGGCCGTGCACCGGGTCGACGCGCCGTCGCGGGTGGTGAGCCGGAAGATGTCCTGCTCACCCTGCGGGAAGGTCCCAAGCACCGTCGTCGGCCGCCCGTTCGAGCCGACCACTTCGTCACCGACGTCGAGGTCACCGATCGGACGCCACCCACGCGGCGTCAGCACCCGTTCGCTGACCGGCTGGGCGCGACCACGCATGTAGGCCAGGGGGGCCACCTCGATGGTGCCGCGGTCGACGTGGTTGATCAGTTCCTCGGCCTCCATCATGTCGTGGAGGGCATCCCACAGCGGCTTGAGGTAGGGGTCGATCTTCTCGTGGAGCGTGCCGGGCAGGAACCCGAGCCGCTCCCCCGCCTCGACCGCCGGACGGGTCAGGATGAGGCGGTTGACCTGCTTGGCGCGTAGCGCCTGGACCGCCGCGCCCATCGCGAGGTAGGTCTTGCCCGTCCCCGCGGGCCCGATGCCGAAGGTGACCGTGCTGGCCTTGATGGCATCGAGGTAGCGCTTCTGGCCCAGCGTCTTGGGGCGGATCGTGCGACCGCGATGGGTGATCAGGGCCTCGGACAGCACGTCGGAGGGGCGCTCGCCCTCGTCCGCGCGGATCATCCGGATGGTCTGACGGACCAGCGCCTTGTCGAGCAGCTGGC
Proteins encoded in this window:
- a CDS encoding hemolysin family protein: MNVPLPPLLVAGAVLLLLTALLAALETVIDRLNVVRALRLAEEDRRGARKLLWLTEHRVTSLNVLLVLGVAVRMLLGACAVLAGWQVANGTGAGVALVVAVVVVLVLGEVAPRTIVLRHLESTGLRLSGPASALVRVLDPVARAAVSLGRAVVPRRHEVSGPYATDDELRQLDADEEEQDEELEPEERAMIRSIFELADTIVREIMVPRPDMVTVPENAPLTEIVRVVLEGGYSRVPVHDPEDADTIVGVVYAKDLLRRVATERRRERWGDLVRRPTFVPETKRCDELLRELQEATVHLAIVVDEYGETVGLVTIEDILEEIVGEIVDEHDHEEPLVELLDDDVMRIDARLGVDDLNELLDADLPEEGWDTVGGLVFGTLGRVPVEGERLELEGLCITVERVQGRRVGKVLVSRVGADEEAAESAGDLTP
- a CDS encoding PhoH family protein, translated to MSSTPSPLGDHRTAAVPADSVKVLVPGEHAMVSLLGTNDELLKLIENAFSAEIHVRGNEITIHASDPTETARVSRMFEELVLLLGRGQLLDKALVRQTIRMIRADEGERPSDVLSEALITHRGRTIRPKTLGQKRYLDAIKASTVTFGIGPAGTGKTYLAMGAAVQALRAKQVNRLILTRPAVEAGERLGFLPGTLHEKIDPYLKPLWDALHDMMEAEELINHVDRGTIEVAPLAYMRGRAQPVSERVLTPRGWRPIGDLDVGDEVVGSNGRPTTVLGTFPQGEQDIFRLTTRDGASTRCTADHLWAVATRTDRWRDRAPRVLETRELVDRLGRGRHRDALPLLRAPVEFARRDVPMDPYAFGLLVGGQAAMSAPEPAAVGGGAPRLPDEVRHAVATGSVAEVYRFNAADVRLATLQGLLDGDGGRVERCGRSCRIRYTADTAPLADDVRFLVGSLGGVAHPRPGGEATILEIRLPAGVEPFRDAGKRAAYTAARGVAPARFIEAIEPDGVEDAVCIRVAASDSLYVTEDLILTHNTLNDAFIVLDEAQNTTAEQMKMFLTRIGFNSKAVVTGDVSQVDLPSGKRSGLRIVGEILDGIEGVSFAHLRAGDVVRHHIVQRIVEAYAEWDQAQEEAEEARKRDRDANRRED
- the ybeY gene encoding rRNA maturation RNase YbeY gives rise to the protein MAVFLADEQDLDVDADDLVALARHVLRAQRVPEDMELALLLVDETTIAGLNAQHMGKDGTTDVLAFPIDAPGEAPPDAPAVLGDVVVCPAVAHAQAAGLGRTPAEEIRLLTVHGILHLLGMDHADPDEERAMFGLTDDLLASYAAEG